The nucleotide sequence TTTTCAGCGGATTCAAAGAAGGTTTCCAGAATATGGGAAGGTACATCGACGCTGTCACCAACGGCAGGTCTAAGATGCATATAGATGCCGGGGGCGGCGTTGATTTCGATGATGCCGAACTCGCCATCCTTCCAAGATTTGGATAAATCTTTGGCGATGACATCAATACCGAGGCAAGTCAACCGGAAATGCTGGGCGATGTCTTGCGCCAGGATAATGTTGTCAGGATGAACCGTGCTTGTCTTATCGATGCTCAAGCCGCCAGCGGATAGGTTGGCAACTTTACGAAGATAGACGATGCGATCGCTTTCAATCACGCTATCCAGCCCTAATCCCTGTTCTTCTAGGTACATTTCCATCGCTTCATCGCACTGGATCTTGCCCATCGGCGACGTTGGTGTATCTATCCTGTCTGGCTTCTGATTTTCCTGCTCGATCAGTTCCTCAATCGTCGAGCGTCCATCACCTACAACTGATGCGGCGCGGCGTTCTGTCGCGGCGACGAATCTACCATTGACGCAGAGTAAGCGAAAATCTGTCCCTTTGTAGCTTTTCTCGACAATGATCCGGACTGGCTGGTCTTTAGGAACGGCACTGACTGCTCTACTAAAGGCATATTTCAGTTCTTCTGAATCTTGCACATCAGCCGTTACCCCAATTCCTTTGTGACCCACTACCGGCTTCACAGCTACGGGATAGCCAATCTCTCTGGCAGCTGCGCGAGCGTCTTCCACGGAGAAGACGATATCACCTTGGGGAACAGGGAATCCTAAGGTACCTAAGAAAGCTTTGCAGTCATCTTTGCGAGTGGTGAAGTCCGAATCCAGATGGCTATCGCAGTCGAAGGTTGTTGCTATCCCGCGAATCTGCTTTTTTCCATAGCCATATTGAACCAGTCCTTCGTCCCACAAATAAAAAGTGGGAATTCCTTTTTCGTGAGCTGTACGCCACAGAGCATAGACTGTCGGCCCGCCGTAGACTGAGTAGCGGAACTGATCCTGCATCGCCTTGAACTGATCTTCAACCCGAAAGTCTTTACCGAGAGCGATCGCTTCAAACCAATCCCATACGCAATAAACAACTGCCCGACTGGTGCGTGCATGAAGTGATTCTACAGCAATCTTTGTGCTAGCCGGAAATGGCTTCATACTCCAGCGCTTAAGGTGCAGCCCCATGTCCAGCTTTCCGACTTCTGATACGGTTCGAGCGAACAGATGGGCATGAGATTCGTAGGTTTCATCGCGCAGATGGGGATAGCGATCGCCAATAATCGATACATAATCGCTAATCGCTGGAGGTTGTGTGTACTCAGTCAGAGCGAAGTCGAATATTAGCGCTCCCGTTTCCAAATACGGGTTTGGCCCCATGTAATGTTTGAAATTAAAGATATCGAATGCATCCGTTTTTCTAGCATTGACACGGACTGCATCGGTCATTATCTCTCTGCTCATGAGTATCTCCCGTTTTTAAACACCCTTTTTAACTTGGCGATTTGCTTACTTGAGCCTAGTTCGATTACCAAGCCTTTTCAGCTATCAAAGGACAGAGTCAAGTTAACTCCTTTGTATTTAAGTGAATGATTTATTGTCTTTTCACCATTTACTATCGCCAATGCCCAAATCTCTAAAATTTTTTTAATCAAACACTTTAAAAACCCATCTTCTTTAAGAAAACGGGTTTTATATGATTCGTGGAGTTTCCTCCTTGAAAATTTGATTCAAAATCTAAGCACGATCTACAATTTCTTTTGCTTTATCTTTGAGGTCTTCTTTTAGATGCATGGCAGCAGCTTCATCCTGCTTCATCTGACCTTCTGCTTGGTCTTTTTGGCTGCCGGTCACATGACCAAGACCCTCCTGCACCTTGCCTTCGACGTTTTTAGCAACTGCTTTGGCTCTATCTTCTACGCTCATTTTTTAGCTCCTTTACAAGGATATGTAATTTCTTATACTACCCACAGTATAAGAAGCTTAAGGGGAAAAAAGACATCCCTCGACAGTTAGATTTTTAAAACATCGGCAGTCTTTCAAAAGTAGGGTTCAAATGTAGGGTGGAAAGTGCCCACCCTAACTGTTAATTAATCAAGACTGTTAATTAATCAAGAATTGGCTTGCGAGTTTTTAGGTCAAATTTGTACCCGTGTGGAAGGATATGAAGCTTGGCTCCGCAAACTGCCAATGGCTCATCCTTCAAAATTTCACCGATGTTGCTATGGGTAATCTCTGATTCATCGACAACGGTGACAGCGCCTTCCCCGATTACTTCTAACTTGTTATCGCTGACTGCGATCGCTGTATTCTCGTCAATGCCGAATCCCAAGACAGCAGGCTGCTGTGCCAAGGCAGAAATTAACCGTCCCAAACGCCCACGCTGTAAGAAATGCTGATCGATCACCACTCCTGGCAAGAAGCCCATACCGGGACCCATCTCTACCACTTCAACCCGTGGGTTTGTCTCAGAGTCGCCTTCAACGATCATGACATCTGGCATCATGGCAGCTCCTGCGCTGGTGCCTCCCACCACGATTCCTTCAGCGTACCGCCGGTGAATTATCTTATCGATCTCGGTACCTTTGAGGATGCTGGTGATCCGAGCCTGATCTCCGCCGGTAAAAAATACACCCGTGGCTTTCTCAATGGCTTCCAAATAAGTGGCTGAAGTTGCATCTTCCCGCTCAACGGTGTCAACGATGCGAACGTCCTCGGCTCCTAGCCGCTCAAATACTCTGATATAGTTCTCACCCACTTCTCTCGGCAGCTCTGTCGCCACGGTCATGACGACGATTCGAGCTTTAGTACCCCCGGCGCGGCGAACAAACTCCCGAAGGATTGTGCAGTCTCCCTCCTTGTCTTCTGCACCCCCAATAATCACCAACTGCCCGCTAGGTTTATTCGCTGGTACGTTTTCTTGAGCTTCCATTGATTTTATGTCCAGGTATTAATGGTTGTTTTGTACATAAAAATACCCAGGAGGTATAGAAGGCTCCCAGGAAATTTTTTATGGGTCAGATTGGCTGTCCTAAATAACTAAAGTAGCTGTATAGGGTTTGCCGCAGCTTCTTTCTTGGGATATAACTTGCAGTAAATCTGTACTTTAAAATACAAAAATTAATTTGGAACTGTATGAGCGCTGAGCATCAATAAGAAAATAAGATTTTAGAGCCGCAAAACTATAAAAACTATATAGATAGCTATAGATAGTTGGCAATTCATTCAATCTTGCCGTTTTTCTCTAGATTTCACAGCAGCAATTCTCAGCTGCGTAAATGACACTCTTCGGGACACGACATTGCTGTGTCCCAGAGAAGATGTGTCTGAGATGAGTATCGGCTGCATTAATAGAGTAGCTTTGCTTGATGGATCAAATGAGTTTGCGTACTCAAGACTTCGTAGAGGTCAACTGCTTGCTGCTTACCGCGAGGTGTCACCCGGTCAATCAACCGACAGCTAAATAACTCTGGTTGTCTCATCTGGGCGATCGCGGCATCGCTGGCAAGGATGCGACAGCCGTAAAGCTTTGTCAACTCTTCTAGACGGGCGGCAGTATTTACGACATCGCCGATTACAGTAGAGTCCATGCGCCGGTCTGAACCAACTGTACCAATCATGGCAACGCCTGTATGAATGCCGATACCAACGTTTACCGGCTGCTCCAGGTTGTATTGCTGGCGATCGCGATTAAACTGATTTAAGCTTTCTACCATCATCACCGCCGCACTCAAGGCATCCTGTGCGTGGTTTCCCGTGCGGTCAAACACCGCCATCAGCGCATCTCCCAGGAATTTATCAATAAATCCATGATTGGTTGCGATCGCTTGATTCATTTGGGTAAAGAAAGCATTCAGCCACTCAAAGGTATCACTTGCTGTTTGAGCCTCTGCGATCGCTGTAAATTCCCGAATATCACAAAACAAAACCGTCAATTCTTCTTCCCTAGCGTTCCCCAGTTGAATTGACTCTACTCCTTTGGGTGCGATGCGGCTCAAGAATTGATCCGGCACAAATAGCCGAAACTTTTCTGAGAGGTATTCATTGATTTGCCATGCCGCTGATAACTGACGCTTTGTTTTTTCTTTGATTTCTTCTTGGGTTCGTTGCGCGGACTCTTGCGATCGCATCTCGATCAAACGCAGAGTATTCGCAATTTTCTTCAAAAGAAAAGTAGTTTTAATCGGTTTGGTAATGTAGTCATCCCCTAACATTTCCAGTCCCCGCATGTGGGACTCTTCATCATCCAACGCTGTTAAAAAAATCACCGGCACCGTTCGTAGCTCTGCATCCTCCCGCAATCGGCGACAAACTTCAAAGCCTCCCATATCCGGCATCATCACATCTAGCAAAATTAAATCTGGCTGAAAATCTTTGACAACTTCCAGTGCTTCAATACCTGATGATGCTATTAGAGTTTCATATCCTTGTGAATGCAACAACTCTTCTAGCAACAATAAATTATTGGGTTCATCATCAACTAACAAAATGCGCGGCAAGGGCTTTGTCATGGGATTGACAATATAAGAGCAAA is from Coleofasciculus sp. FACHB-1120 and encodes:
- a CDS encoding acetate--CoA ligase family protein — protein: MSREIMTDAVRVNARKTDAFDIFNFKHYMGPNPYLETGALIFDFALTEYTQPPAISDYVSIIGDRYPHLRDETYESHAHLFARTVSEVGKLDMGLHLKRWSMKPFPASTKIAVESLHARTSRAVVYCVWDWFEAIALGKDFRVEDQFKAMQDQFRYSVYGGPTVYALWRTAHEKGIPTFYLWDEGLVQYGYGKKQIRGIATTFDCDSHLDSDFTTRKDDCKAFLGTLGFPVPQGDIVFSVEDARAAAREIGYPVAVKPVVGHKGIGVTADVQDSEELKYAFSRAVSAVPKDQPVRIIVEKSYKGTDFRLLCVNGRFVAATERRAASVVGDGRSTIEELIEQENQKPDRIDTPTSPMGKIQCDEAMEMYLEEQGLGLDSVIESDRIVYLRKVANLSAGGLSIDKTSTVHPDNIILAQDIAQHFRLTCLGIDVIAKDLSKSWKDGEFGIIEINAAPGIYMHLRPAVGDSVDVPSHILETFFESAENARIPLITFNRISVQELQEVIDDILMRHPDWTIGAVCRDGVFVNRSQKNLNKDYNNNVQNLLRNPHLDLLIVEYREDVLEADGMFYHGSNLVILDNPTETEMMLTRDIFHDSTVVIKEGDTISIRSHGLLEQYQLGSAEPFSRVYLKEIPKISPEFEVRH
- a CDS encoding CsbD family protein; this encodes MSVEDRAKAVAKNVEGKVQEGLGHVTGSQKDQAEGQMKQDEAAAMHLKEDLKDKAKEIVDRA
- a CDS encoding cyanophycinase, coding for MEAQENVPANKPSGQLVIIGGAEDKEGDCTILREFVRRAGGTKARIVVMTVATELPREVGENYIRVFERLGAEDVRIVDTVEREDATSATYLEAIEKATGVFFTGGDQARITSILKGTEIDKIIHRRYAEGIVVGGTSAGAAMMPDVMIVEGDSETNPRVEVVEMGPGMGFLPGVVIDQHFLQRGRLGRLISALAQQPAVLGFGIDENTAIAVSDNKLEVIGEGAVTVVDESEITHSNIGEILKDEPLAVCGAKLHILPHGYKFDLKTRKPILD
- a CDS encoding adenylate/guanylate cyclase domain-containing protein, producing the protein MTKPLPRILLVDDEPNNLLLLEELLHSQGYETLIASSGIEALEVVKDFQPDLILLDVMMPDMGGFEVCRRLREDAELRTVPVIFLTALDDEESHMRGLEMLGDDYITKPIKTTFLLKKIANTLRLIEMRSQESAQRTQEEIKEKTKRQLSAAWQINEYLSEKFRLFVPDQFLSRIAPKGVESIQLGNAREEELTVLFCDIREFTAIAEAQTASDTFEWLNAFFTQMNQAIATNHGFIDKFLGDALMAVFDRTGNHAQDALSAAVMMVESLNQFNRDRQQYNLEQPVNVGIGIHTGVAMIGTVGSDRRMDSTVIGDVVNTAARLEELTKLYGCRILASDAAIAQMRQPELFSCRLIDRVTPRGKQQAVDLYEVLSTQTHLIHQAKLLY